The proteins below come from a single Ochotona princeps isolate mOchPri1 chromosome 6, mOchPri1.hap1, whole genome shotgun sequence genomic window:
- the LARP6 gene encoding la-related protein 6: protein MAEPGGEAAPWPGPPVQIRVAIQEAEDEERTADGERRVGSPARFLSPGWGSGGEDEAGRGRSGTISGDEKEHEGPEGEWTPPDAELVRKLVEQIEFYLSDENLERDAFLLKHVRRNRLGYVSVKLLTSLKKVKHLTRDWRTTAHALKFSGILELNEDQRKVRRTTPVPLFPNENLPSKMLLVYDLHLAPNPQNGRVQERVMEHLLQLFGTFGVISSVRILKPDRELPPDIRRLSSRYSQVGTQECAIVEFEEVEAAVRAHGFMATESQGKDHMKALLIGMKPPKKKPAKEKPQDREHPAGAPMNRSLNKRVEELQYAGDESSANSSSDPESNPTSPMAGRRHAATSRLSPSGPQNLFLSPNASPSSSPWSSPSAQRKGVSRKSPLAEEGRSGCSTGPEAPRTGVDYSSDSSITPSGSPWVRRRRRQAEMGTQEKSPGASPLLSGKVQTADGLPVGVLRLPRGPDSTRGFQGGRARSRVCV, encoded by the exons ATGGCCGAGCCGGGCGGGGAGGCCGCGCCCTGGCCCGGGCCGCCGGTACAGATCCGCGTTGCCATCCAAGAGGCCGAGGATGAGGAGCGGACGGCGGACGGGGAGCGGCGCGTGGGGAGCCCGGCGCGGTTCCTGAGCCCCGGCTGGGGCAGCGGCGGCGAGGACGAGGCGGGCCGCGGGCGCAG TGGCACCATAAGCGGGGATGAGAAAGAGCATGAGGGCCCGGAGGGAGAGTGGACGCCGCCGGACGCAGAGCTGGTGAGGAAGCTGGTGGAGCAGATTGAGTTCTACCTGTCCGATGAGAACCTGGAGAGGGACGCCTTCCTGCTGAAGCACGTGCGCCGGAACCGCCTGGGCTATGTGAGCGTCAAGCTGCTCACGTCACTCAAAAAG GTAAAACATCTTACTCGAGACTGGAGAACCACAGCTCACGCCTTGAAGTTCTCGGGGATCCTGGAACTGAATGAGGATCAACGGAAGGTGAGGCGGACCACCCCGGTCCCACTGTTTCCCAACGAGAATCTTCCCAGCAAGATGCTCCTGGTCTACGATCTCCACCTAGCGCCCAACCCTCAGAATGGCAGGGTACAAGAGAGGGTCATGGAGCACTTGCTCCAACTCTTCGGGACCTTTGGGGTCATCTCCTCCGTGCGAATCCTGAAGCCAGACCGGGAGCTGCCCCCCGACATCCGTAGGCTCAGCAGCCGCTACAGCCAGGTGGGCACCCAGGAGTGTGCCATTGTGGAGTTCGAGGAGGTGGAGGCGGCCGTCAGAGCCCATGGCTTCATGGCTACCGAGTCTCAGGGCAAAGACCACATGAAGGCCCTCCTGATTGGGATGAAGCCCCCGAAAAAGAAACCTGCCAAGGAGAAGCCCCAGGATAGGGAGCACCCCGCCGGAGCCCCAATGAACAGATCCCTCAACAAACGGGTAGAAGAGCTGCAGTACGCAGGGGACGAATCTTCCGCCAACAGCTCCTCCGACCCAGAGAGCAACCCCACGTCCCCCATGGCTGGCCGGCGGCATGCGGCCACCAGCAGGCTCAGCCCTTCCGGCCCGCAGAATCTCTTCCTGAGCCCCAATGCTTCTCCAAGCTCCAGCCCTTGGAGCAGCCCCTCGGCACAGCGCAAGGGTGTGTCCAGGAAGTCCCCATTGGCCGAGGAGGGccggtcaggctgcagcactggcCCTGAAGCTCCACGCACGGGGGTGGATTACTCCTCCGACAGCAGCATCACCCCATCCGGCAGTCCCTGGGTCCGCCGGCGGCGACGCCAAGCTGAGATGGGGACCCAGGAGAAGAGCCCTGGAGCCAGTCCCCTGCTGTCTGGGAAGGTGCAGACTGCAGATGGCCTGCCTGTGGGAGTGCTGAGGCTGCCCAGGGGTCCGGACAGCACCCGGGGATTCCAGGGTGGCCGTGCCCGGAGCAGGGTCTGTGTGTGA